The genomic stretch CTTCCCATGTGCCTCCTCCGGACAGGAACCGAAAGGTATTCTAATAATGATCCAAGTCGATAAACAAGCCCAAAGCAAGTTTAGTTAAAAAGGGCTGGGCACTTGGCAGAATTGACCCACTCCAAGAAATGAAGCATATACCCAATGGACGCAAGAGCCCAGTTTCTGGATAAGCTTACGCAAGACATGATGACATTGAAATTAATTGAGTTGAAGATctctttcataaataaaaatcaaatcaaaaacttTTCAGGTTGGGCATGGGATTTTCCATTTTTCTGTTCCGCCTCACCGGCACCAGTAAGGCCTCCACTATTTATAATGACTAAAATGCCCCTACATTGACAGTTCGCAGATTCAATTAACCTGGACCGATAAAATCATAAACGCAAGCGATATTTTCTCTTCCTCGCGTAAATTCCAGCTGCCAAACCCACCCCTTGTAGATAAGGTCAATTATGTCTTTCACCAATTCATGAATCAGACCCCACGTTTAAaataacccccccccccccccgggtttttttttttttttttatatcaaagcAATCACTTGCGTTTTAGCGTGACCTCAAAGCGTCGGGAAACAAACAAACAGCCAAAACAGACGAGGGACAGAGAAAGAGAGCACAGAAAAGAAACATGGTTGCACCGGAAAAGGTAAGCTGCCTCCTATTCTTacatcttattcttcttctttcgaGACTGTACATAGCTAAGAAGAATTTTTAAAGGTTTACGAAATTGTTTAGATTTTGTGGTTGGGCTATGTGGAAATCCagcgtttttttttgtttcgaatTTTGTTGTTAATGGGTGATGCGATGCGATCAATTTAGGTTGAAGGAGTAGTATTCACGTTAAGTTTGATAGGGTGATTAAATGTAGCGTTGGTAGCGTTGGTGGAGACGGGTAATCGAGGGAGTTATTgggaaatattataaattgatctttttaaaatatttaaaaaaaaaaaattaatttaattttttatctgtttAACGTCTTGAATAAGTGAGGagaattttcatttcataaaaaataattaataaatatattttatttattcttgaagttttgtttttttattaagtagAGTTCTTAAGCCATTGCCCGTATGCTCTGGTCGGCTCTGGTGGTGCCTGTTTTCGTTAGTAGAGATTTATACGGGAAACTGTTTCCCTTCCCATATGAGAGCATGGCGATGTAGGATTAAGTGCTTGTCCGTACATAAGCTATATTTTGAGAGATTCACACTTTTCTAATCCTGCCATCAGTATTTAGATTGATTGGGACCAAATTCACATGCAGAGTAAACCTTGtatggtttgattttaattgttcatTGACTCAGTCTTATTGGCTGTTCACGGCAGCAATATTATACTAGGAATTGTTCCCCACTTTTTGGAAGATGAtttttgaacttgaattttaattcaaaagttattttcatcaataatgtgtGGCAAAAATGAGTTAAGTTAGAATTATGTTGGCAAATCAAGTCTTTTGATGATGGGAGGTAGTATAAGTTAGAATCGATAATCTTAACTCTTTATTAAAGACAAGTTTTGACTCAATTTTGtaacaaatttttattgaaGTCTAAACTTATTTATGACCTTGGTATCTGTGTATATGGGTGCttccttgttttttaatctAGCATGGAACGGAGACTCATAGATAGTTAGAGTTTGTACTTTCACTGCCTGGTCTAATACCAGAGTCTTATTGAGGTTGGTCTACACAATGAGGTCCCTCTCCTCACTGACAACCCTAGTTCCAACCTCACCACCCTCCTCTTCCAGTACTTTTTACTCCATTAAAATTGAGAACAATAAATTGTCTATTTATAATCTTGTCAAATTGCTTCACCTTGTTGTCATTGACAAATAGGttctctcatttatttttggatttttactTTCAAGAATGAGTGCAAAAAAGGCTTGTTTTCATACAGCTCTTATGGAgctatattattctttttttgactAATGCATTATCTTTTTTCATGCTATTATGGTTAATAGGTTGTATGCAGATTTTTGGATGTTTTGTCTGCATGAAGTTATTCTATTGATTTTTAGCTTCAGCGCTTTGTGACCTTATATTATTTGGACATGTGGCTTGGGTTCCGTTAGGGGGATGACTGGTTGCCCTACAATATGAGAAATGCTGATAGCTGAAATAATGAGTTCCCATATTTTCCCCTTGTTTTCTTGAAATGAACATGTGTGATATTGCATCTTCTTCACCCAGGATCCCAGAGAAGAAGTCATTCAAGCATGGTACATGGATGATAGTGATGAAGACCAGAGACTGCCTCATCACAGGGAGCCCAAGGAATTTGTGTCTTTGGACCAACTTGCTGGTAGGAATCGtttaaagttaaaattgaaTGGGCTTATCAAATTGTTAAAAGTCTGTAACTTGCATATCATTTGCAATTATGCCTTGCCTTGCAGAGCTTGGTGTACTTAGTTGGAAGCTTGATGCTGACAACCATGAAACAGATGCAGAGTTGAAGAAGATACGTGAAGAGCGTGGATATTCCTATGTGGTTTGTCATCTTAACTCAGCAAGCTTGAATAAATGTGCTGCTATCATCATGACTGCCGTGTCATGTTATTCCTTATATTCGAAGTCTGAAGTTTATCCATTACTTTAGAAACAACTGGGAATCAGTTCTTTTCAATCAAAAGTCAGATATTGTAAACATGACACTTAGTAATATGCACAAAAGGAACAAGTTTAACTAAATAAGACCTTTTCTTCAGGACTTGATTGAAGTTTGCCCAGAGAAACTGCCTAATTATGAGGAGAAGatcaagaatttttttgaagaacatCTTCACACTGACGAGGAGATCCGCTACTGTTTGGGTGGAAGTGGTAAGATTGGTTTTGGCTCTACCTCCCCACACTCACACACAAACATTCATTTTGGCTACCAATTGAAGCCCTCTTACTTTCTGTACACGGTGAAGGTTATTTTGATGTCAGGGATCATAATGACCACTGGATTCGTGTTTGGGTGAAGAAAGGTGGAATGATCGTCTTACCTGCAGGAATTTACCACCGTTTCACATTGGACACAGATAACTATATCAAGGTATAGAACAAAACATATGCAAGAGAGCTCTTTGCTTGTGGAAGAATGGAGAAGggaataattgaaaaaattcttcTGTTTCCCTATCCCATTTCACTGGGAACTAGGATTTAGTCATAAAATCGTTCTCCTTGCCCAGCGATCAACTCTGATTATTTGTGGTGAAAATTATAACTTTTAGTGTCATGATTGGCACTAACCTCAATATTGATAACCAATGCTCCTATAATTTAGTAGTTACTACCTGTTTGCAAAGTATGTGTTAAGGAATGATTTTTCACATGGGGGCTTGTGGCTTTAGATCAAATTCTAGGTGTGGGATTCTGGTTCAGAGTCccatctctaaaaaaaattgacatgttgTATAGTTAGGATGTATCTCCAATACATTTTTACCACTGCACCTTTTTTAGACTTCTTGTTTAAGGCATGCATGTCCACTGATGGCATCCTTGCTATGCTACGCCCATAAGATGATATTTATGCTATCTTCATTGCTATTTGGTGCATTAAGAGCTTgcaaaatgatttatttgagAGGCAATTAGAGTGAAGTTGTGTGAACATCATTGAGACATCAAATCAGCAATACCTGTTCCACTTCAATGATTGAGGCTATAGTACATGATCCCTCATTAGAATTTTGgtatttgaatattttcccaCAAGGAGAACGCTGGAGTATCCTGATATGTGACCTCATTTGACTGATTCCACCATGATTCCTGGCGTGAATGTTATTATGCTCAACGAGTTTTACGTTTACATAGCGTGTACCAGTTTAGATTTATATGGTATTTGTGCAACTGTGCCTGATATTTAACCAACGCATAAAAATGATATTCTAACAAGACATATTTCTTCAGGCAATGAGGCTGTTTGTGGGTGATCCAGTTTGGACTCCTTTTAATCGGCCACATGATCATCTACCTGCAAGGTTTGTTTCTTCCTCatttatatttttgacatcTCTTGTTGTACATGTCTAGGCAATAAGAGATATTCAGAAGTTCCCTTGAGTCTAAGAAAAGGTTGTATTGCAGGAAAGAGTATGTGCAAGCTTTTGTTAACAAGGACCCCAGTGCTCGTGCTGTTGATGCTGCTGCGTGAAATCTGCTTTCACAGGTgtaaatcaaactgaaatattAGCatgatcatatttttaaaataaaatacccgGTCTTGGAAAACAGAATTTAAAACCTTCCTAACTGTGATAACTATGCGAGGCATGTTACCCTTTGGTTATCTATAACCTATATGGCTGCTTGTGCTTGTGTTGTATAATTTCTTCTTACTTGCCTGCAACTCTATCAACTTCACACTTTGTCTTTTCCCGTCATgatttcccccccccccctcgcATCTGTTTTTTTCTGCTCGTGGAAGATGGCCGTGGTTGTGATTAGTGATTACAGGATGTATTGAATCGGTCATCCCTTTCGTTTTGGCTATCGTTACTCGGTTAAATTGATTGTTTCTTTAAAAGTATTGACGTGTACTGTTCCGATAAGGATGCTGAATGTATTTCGACAGATTAAAAAATCAGGCCCTTAAATAATTTCACTTTAATTTAttgctttgattgaatttgatagTGCAGTGTGTGatgtacttttttaaaaaaatacatgaaaataattgttttttagatttttattttatttttaacataaatatattaaaaaataaaaaatcattaaaaaatatattaatataatattttttagtaaaaagaacactttttaaaaacaattaaaaatagaagtaattttattctcaaacactttccatattattattattattattattatacaataaactaaaacatggttttcaagcaaaaaaatctcacattaactttgtttgttaaagtttttttttctttgttttttatcagtagtgttttttttttaaaaaaaacttatcctttgatattatatttattttttaattgattatctCATCCTTATAACATAGATAATGAGTTTGACATGGTAATCCGGTtggctgaaatttttttaatttttatttcatcatttaatatgagttaattaataatcaggttttgtaatttattttgtttaatttctattGCTTAATAGATTAACCTGagtttattcagtttttttttaattgaaattatttttgattttatcattaaatattggattgattagtaattgaattttataatttattttgatttattttctatggaaatatcttgatctcataATTAGGGACGCGAATTTTGACATTGTAACCCtagttaaatcatttttttttaattatttatcattGGACTTGCTTTTTAATGAGTTGTTCTCATTTCATGATTTGGATCGTAGGTTTAGCGAGTTAACTCgattgactcggtttttttttatttaattgattttcttttactggtttcatcatttaatattatgtttcaTTAAGAATTaggttttgtaatttgttttaacttactttttattaggttatcctGGCCTCATGATTAGGAATAGTGCTCAACAAGTTACCTTGAGTTGactttgcttattttttatgttatttttttaattaaaatttgtacaaatttcattattcaacattaggttTTATAAGGTCGATTgggaattaaaatttataatttattttaatttgttttttaaaaggttatctcaatctcatgataAAAGTCACATATTTAATCGGTTAAatcatgttgttgtttttttttttctttttacaaggTCATCTTTGTCTCATAACCACAATCATGAGTTTGATAGATTAAtctgagttattttttatgtttttttattatattttttcatcttatccttcaatattgaacTAATTaggaattaaactttttaatttgtttcaatttattttctatgaggttacTTCAATTTGATGATTCCGGGTCatggatttgacaagttaacttggttcattttttaaggtttatttttattgattttttttcatttttatttttcaacatctGGTTAATTgggaattaagctttataatttattttgatttatattctaTAAAGTTATTCCAGTCTCATAACTCGAGTCATGAATTTAAAATGTTAACTTGGCTTGGTTcaagtcaatctaatatattattatattaatatttaaaaaatatattatcttgatttttttttaaaatcaaattataattttacagaatttcttttgaatttacaGAATCATCTGTATCTCCATGCAAATTAAAatctaacaaaattaaaaacattagcatatataaatatttgttttacttttataataaaaattaatttaacctgAAGCGTATCAACAGTGAATTATGTAATCAGGAATTGATTCGGAGTGCGCAATAATTCGTTTCAAAAGTTACATCTGATCGGCCCCAGTCATCCTCTCTCCAGATTTGGTTGTGTCGGGTATATTCCACGCGTTTCTACACTCATCCTGAAGcctttttattaaactatttgCTCCAATAATTTATTCCACAGTCTTTgcatttgtttaatatttttgctATGATGCGGTGGATAGCCACCTACCCTACACCTGTCATTGTCGATTAAGGGCAAAGTGCAAACAGAGTATTACCCTTGtgcttgtagaatgacaattaaacccaaaaatatcTGAAATATTCTCCTGATAGATAAGAAACTGCAGGGATGGATCGCAAACGGAAAGTGGCCTGGAGTGTATTAATTATTTGGAAGTCGgtggaggatttttttttaaattgttttttatttgataatatattaaaattttattatttaaaattttatcttgaaatcattacattaaaactattaaaactatgcaagaatataaaaaataatttaaaactaaaaaaaattaattttttttaagaaacaagacACAACTACAACTCTAATTATAACCGcataattgaactttttttttttttaatttttttcctaaccTATTTAGATATTTAAGGTAAAATGAAAGGATTCCATAACTTAGTAATAGTGATATCTCTCTCATTTCAAGACAAATTCAAtctatgaagaaaatgaaatataattagcTTTTTAGTTTGAGAgtgtagttgtgattattttttaaaatattttttggttaaaaatatatcaaaataatattttttttattttttaaaaattatttttaatattagcttattaaaattatctaaaaatactaaaaaatattaatttaaaacaaaaaaaaaattaatttttttttaaaatacctttaaaatgcaaaaacaaataagacaCCACAACCTCCTTACCGTGCCTCGtaattgagtgtttttttttatgatattgtaacttattttttgctaaataaaaatgaatttttttttgttctaatcaaattttaaacaaaaagttcAAATCTGAACTTTCAATGCCTCTTAAAACTCGAGTGTTTCATGATAGTATTacgataattttaaataaaaaattaaaattttataaaattatttttttaaccacaaaaaataaaatgagtcgggaatttttgttaaatttttttttccttcaaaggGTCACTGTCAGTTTGGCCCTGAATAGTTTAATTGTTAGACTATTGTTGCTGCTGTTTCTTCTGCtgctgctattattattattattattattataatatatgtttagattaatttatttatattttaattaattttatgagttataaaattaaaaatagtatataaaaaaaatacaagaacgGGTCTCatatctccttttctttttggcaattttcattttattcatccatttttatgacctaaaaaaacatcaatgtaTGCCACTGTCCTGAAAACGAAAGCTAGTTGCAAACTCACACTTCATCCAGACTGGGTTCCATTCTCAGGCACCACCATTACATCTCCATTACTCCAGACCGTTCCAGAACATTCCCATGGAGTCCCTATCTCATAATTACCgcgtcaagaaaaaaaaccccatTATTAATTGCTCCAGAATCTTCTATTGTTACAAAAActtgtagtaataataatattactaTACTTTGAATTGCAAAGTTTGTTGTAAATTATTTAAACTTAAATCaatgaatattttatatcataagCTTTACTTTAAGATGCATATCAAATATctctaattaaaacataaaaacaaagaaaaccatctCATATGCTAGATATATATTGAAcccatatcaaaaaaatttaaattgctcAAGAATCTCAACAGTATAggaattgaattatatattatttgattctttattattttttaatcaagtattttcttttaataaaaccaTGAAATCAAGTTATATggtagtttagtttagttttttttttttttttttttagaaatcgtTTGTGAGGAACTGTTCCCTTTGTTATATACGTTACTATTTAATGATCTGTCTGTTCAGGCAGGTGCCACAGAAATGACTACGGGATCAAAGATGGTGAGAATAATTAAGAAGTTAAAATCCATatgtatcaaaaataaaataatatatatatcctgtagaatttttattttacttttagaatataaattttctaaattcAATATCGatcaataaaagatataaaaaatgataccaagttagaaaaaaatatttaaaaaactgtACAAAATCTGGGCTagttatttttcataaacaTATGATCTATTACTATTTATGTGCAAACACAATATAAATAATACGAGTTTTATATAGTAGCAATGACTATGAAAACATATaaacaaaactataataatacaattaaattattaaacaattaattatatattaataataaaataattaatattatatcacCACAACtagttattttttgtaaataaatataattctaaATTAAGGTATGTAACTTAATTGGtcaggttttaaatttattctttaaaggTTATCaattcgagttttataaattttaaagtcattaaaaacagcttatataattattaatttttaattaagatacatataaatttttccaaacatctaaattaattaaaaaaatcaatattatccCAACTAAAATTATACATCAGGAATGAACTTCCTTAGGTCTAGGTATTGAGAAAACAAAAGTGTGCCACGAGAGTACTTTCTCAGAGGAAAAATAAGTGATGTGGAGGCAAAGTATCTCACTCTGTCATTGTTTGCTTCCTTTATGTCTTCGTCACCCGCTCAGGCTACTGGCTGTCGTGCTCTCAAGCtttgaaaagaaggaaaaggccaaaaaacaaatctcatcAGCTTATTTAAAGGCTAACCGATCCATATAGCCTCAATTTCACACCTCTCTGATTCCCCAGCTCCTTTCACCTCCTTTGAGTTTTTGCATCAGTGTCATTCCTGCCTAGCACAAAGCTCCTACTAACTCCTAATCAgtctctcctcctctcttttCTGATTCTTTCAAGAGTGATAGTTCCTATTTTCAATAGCTTTCTCAAATTTAGTTTACGTATCCCAAACTGTATTCTTCTCAAGATCGGGCCTTTATACCAACTCAGCCTGCACATCTACCTGAAAAAAGAGAAACTAACTCAAATCTTGTCTTTATTTCTCAGCGAGGTCAGTTTCCAAACCAGGAATCATCGCGGCCGAGAGATCAAAGGGGAGTTTACAGGATCTAGGTCAAGTACATGCTCATCAGGCATGGCATCTACAGCTATTCCACAACCAATGGAGGGACTCCGTGACCCGGTTGCTCCACCATTTCTCACCAAAACTTACGATATAATTGAAGATGCAAGCACAAACCATATTGTTTCTTGGAGTAGAGGTAACAACAGCTTTATTATTTGGGATCCCCAAGCCTTTTCCACGAGTCTCCTCCCTAGATACTTCAAGCACAACAATTTCTCTAGCTTTGTTAGGCAGCTTAACACCTATGTAAGTACTTTTTCCTTATAACCTTCAGATTTATCAACTTCGTTTAAGTAGGAAAACAATTAAGGGAGTGATGGATATTGGTGTTTTTGGATTGGTATCTTCCTGTAATTTTAAGTGGGCTCTCTTTCTAGATGTGACTCCTTGGTTTGTTCAAGAACAtgctagattttaaaaaaatattattcttttcagAAAAGTTCTAATTGGTCCCTTTTTTGTCCAATTTATTTAATGTGGACATTTTGCTTGTTTGATATATAGTTTGAAAAGGGTCACTGCTGAGatcaaatacataaaataatattcaaagcTATTATTAGGTTGTTAATCATTTGTAGTGTTTCCACATTTGGtttgttcaaaaaattatatatgactGTTTGATGAATGGAATGGAAGTTCATTAAAAACTCAACCTCTCTAAACCCCTAATAATTGCTCATAAATTTTAGTTCATCCCTTGTACCTCTTGAAAACTCTTGAAACCCCCGATACACCAAGTTGATAGTACTAGCTTACAATTCATTTTTTGGTTATCTTAGCCTTTTTTTGGGATTGATCAAAGAGGATGGGATTTGGATTGTGTAGGGGTTTAGAAAGGTTGATCCAGATAGATGGGAGTTTGCTAATGAAGGGTTTCTCAGAGGGAAAAAACATCTTCTCAAGAGTATTAGGAGGAGAAAAGCTCCTCAAACACAAACTTCTCAGCAAGCTCTAGAGGCTTGTGTTGAAGTTGGAACATTTGGACTAGATGGGGAAGTGAATCGATTAAGGCGAGACAAGCAAGTACTAATGGTGGAACTGGTGAAGCTTAGACAACAACAACAGACTACTAAAGCTTGCCTTCAACTTATTgaacaaaaacttaaaaggaCTGAGAATAAACAGCAACAGATGATGAGTTTCTTGGCTAGAGCAATGCAAAATCCCAACTTTGTGCAGCAACTAGCCCAACAAAAGGAAATgaggaaagaacttgaagaggcGATTAGTAAAAAGAGAAGGCGACCGATTGATCAAGGGCGTAGTAATTTTGAGGTTTCAGAATTCGGCCATGGCGAGGGAGTAGGAACATTTGTTAAGATTGAACATCAGGAGTTTGGTGATCTTTCTGAGTTTGACGTTCCAGAATTTCACAATCCGGCAATGAACATGCAAGGACTAAGTGAAAACCAACTGATCAACTTGGTGGAAGAACGTATTGAGAAAGCAGAAGAACATGGAAATAAAGGTAACGAAATTGATGAGGGTTTCTGGGAAGATTTATTGAACGAGGATATTGACGAAGAAGTAGCAGGATTGGGTAGCGAAGGTGAAGATGAGGAAGA from Populus alba chromosome 8, ASM523922v2, whole genome shotgun sequence encodes the following:
- the LOC118056466 gene encoding acireductone dioxygenase 2, whose translation is MVAPEKDPREEVIQAWYMDDSDEDQRLPHHREPKEFVSLDQLAELGVLSWKLDADNHETDAELKKIREERGYSYVDLIEVCPEKLPNYEEKIKNFFEEHLHTDEEIRYCLGGSGYFDVRDHNDHWIRVWVKKGGMIVLPAGIYHRFTLDTDNYIKAMRLFVGDPVWTPFNRPHDHLPARKEYVQAFVNKDPSARAVDAAA
- the LOC118056471 gene encoding heat stress transcription factor A-6b; translated protein: MASTAIPQPMEGLRDPVAPPFLTKTYDIIEDASTNHIVSWSRGNNSFIIWDPQAFSTSLLPRYFKHNNFSSFVRQLNTYGFRKVDPDRWEFANEGFLRGKKHLLKSIRRRKAPQTQTSQQALEACVEVGTFGLDGEVNRLRRDKQVLMVELVKLRQQQQTTKACLQLIEQKLKRTENKQQQMMSFLARAMQNPNFVQQLAQQKEMRKELEEAISKKRRRPIDQGRSNFEVSEFGHGEGVGTFVKIEHQEFGDLSEFDVPEFHNPAMNMQGLSENQLINLVEERIEKAEEHGNKGNEIDEGFWEDLLNEDIDEEVAGLGSEGEDEEDVNVLVEQLGYFGSSTE